The Acipenser ruthenus chromosome 27, fAciRut3.2 maternal haplotype, whole genome shotgun sequence genome includes a window with the following:
- the LOC117432450 gene encoding uncharacterized oxidoreductase YjmC-like — translation MNRCLVLQSEVQSFIEKCMVATGAKPSHAKSLADVLVEGDCRGHYSHGLNRMDMYVKDIQTGICSKDGEPIIEKESVATALVNGENVLGPVVGNFCMDLAIKKAKDVGIGWVVAKGSNHYGIAGYYAMQALKQDMIGMSYTNTSPLVVPTRARDCTLGTNPISVAAPANDGDSFVLDMATSAVALGKVELHHRSGDTIPEGWGCDSHGKLSTDPGKVLSGGGLLPIGGCEATGGYKGFGLGMMVEVFCGILAGSHYSKHIRTWKVTDSVANLGQCFVAINPENFAPGFKDRMSDLLTLHRDLEPAEPGTPVMVPGDPERINIKRCKELGGLSYHINVINHMNKVAKTLGVTPELPVNRPLA, via the exons GTGCCTTGTTCTCCAGTCCGAAGTCCAGAGCTTCATTGAGAAGTGCATGGTTGCCACAGGAGCCAAGCCTTCACATGCTAAATCCCTGGCAGACGTTCTGGTAGAAGGGGATTGCAGAGGTCATTACAGCCATGGACTAAACCGAATGG ATATGTATGTAAAAGATATCCAGACTGGAATCTGTTCAAAAGATGGGGAGCCCATTATTGAAAAGGAGTCGGTGGCCACAGCGCTGGTGAATGGTGAAAATGTTCTGGGGCCAGTGGTTGGGAACTTCTGCATGGATCTGGCGATTAAAAAAGCAAAAGATGTTGGCATAGGCTGGGTGGTAGCCAAGG GCTCAAACCACTATGGGATTGCTGGATATTATGCTATGCAAGCTCTGAAACAAGACATGATT ggTATGAGTTACACCAACACATCACCATTGGTGGTTCCTACCAGAGCAAGAGAC TGCACTTTGGGGACCAATCCAATCAGTGTGGCGGCACCTGCTAACGATGGTGACAGCTTTGTACTGGACATGGCTACTTCCGCAGTGGCATTGGGAAAG GTTGAGCTGCATCACCGGAGTGGAGATACCATCCCCGAGGGCTGGGGCTGCGACTCCCACGGCAAGCTGAGCACCGACCCTGGGAAGGTGCTGAGTGGAGGGGGGCTGCTGCCCATTGGGGGTTGTGAGGCTACAG GTGGTTACAAGGGCTTTGGTCTGGGAATGATGGTCGAGGTGTTCTGTGGCATACTGGCTGGCTCCCACTACAGCAAACACATCCGTACATGGAAGGTTACAGACAGTGTAGCAAATCTG GGCCAGTGCTTTGTTGCTATAAACCCTGAAAACTTTGCTCCTGGATTCAAGGACAGAATGTCTGACCTGCTCACTTTGCACAGAGATTTGGAACCT GCTGAACCTGGGACCCCAGTAATGGTGCCAGGAGACCCAGAGAGAATAAACATAAAGAGATGCAAGGAACTGGGAGGGCTGTCTTATCATATCAACGTCATCAACCACATG aATAAGGTTGCTAAGACCCTGGGTGTAACTCCTGAACTTCCAGTGAACCGACCCCTGGCTTGA